In Candidatus Nomurabacteria bacterium, a genomic segment contains:
- a CDS encoding fibronectin type III domain-containing protein, producing MRRRAKKKTLGFRQFITRSVRLSPRPALIGAFVALAALGGIWYWYARSSFAVSEIYTFSSQSEWESGEYWLHQLDTKTSAGDISIASGSVGSWDAGTPGYPANERGNPTIVPEGTNYGADLVTDGYYVYMIVGGRQPGFFRYNPDTNTWKSLADAPTSFYYGSALTYYDGKIYAINGQEGDPSADYSAVLFSYDIATDLWTRLADAPSNWGLGSDIISGRNGKLYAVKGQSTDFFWSYNISNDTWSDTLPSIPAPYQIYTTNSHTLEFSDVSYGGPDPVNCEAGCIYAFRGNNNRQFLRFDIQLNQWVTGFADIPSAIRGIHYGSSMAFDDVNGMMYAFTGGNDDEFVKYDIANETWDADTLDTPDAPRAVYYGGALVYLQGYVYGTLGSNLSEFVRYDVTAGEWNSIVSPAASSTNVNNPEDELMAYVPNGADCADADGCLFLARGSNSNTFWRYDIGAKTWNSLTNITASVYYGGSLCYDGNNNIFIARGANTTSVYNYSISGNSFSSLTSPGAIGNGGAITCLGDNNFYLLRGNNQPSFYHYNGSWTTETNIPVAQANLGAAATNDGTYIYVMAGNLRGSFFRFEPGVGWTELPGLPTSSYYTGTLEYDGVDSIYAIAGRYEKDFWRYDITDQTWNRITDLPGRFVNSHAAAHDDANDILYLLRGFGTSSIYRFNTETDAYIPSANWVSPIIDLTYVSSFTSFGDSATTPGSTSFTYESRTSDDKVNWSAWQTITGGTSIQSPTNRYIQIKITFNSDDTNTPTLSSFSITYEKDSVDPTNPTITGYSNSGKTATLNSGSSYYHTNPYFEFSGASDAESGVVGYYVAWTTNATLDPSADEDYFQTSESFEVNTSLQTSAPGPNYYLRIATKDGAGNVSTPQTAFTYVYSGISPASATTWTTQGDFETSGTSGTNVNTAANSGVDLTLSSITDGVWTNEAPTPNNVSHGASLAYDGNDTLYFVRGTNSQEIYAYSISQKTYTQLTNYGVNVYNGSSMVYIPSGAQCADATGCLFVTRGATSQTFQRYNIAAATWSPLTDVPGVVNYGSSIAWGQGNYLYVTRGNNSSDLYRYSISGNSWTSLTSTDQTLYYGSTLVYVAPGDYCADPTGCLFATRGNSDSDLYQYNISENSWIYLTNAPIWTQYGASSYYLNGALYLVRGYLANDFLKYDIANDSWSYLDEIPTNHYQGSTNGLTYVPSTDTMYLLRGYSDYSLFAYDVSEDRWKTPSLPQDISNTGFYYGAVAYDSNIDQLYVSRGQNYTDWWAFHIDTDEWEELADVPMRVYQGADASVIDHASNQYDGVYLMNGAESLGDSVGYFFRYSRTTDLWTRLADLPAEPGLGADLVWDGVDTLYSPRGQNTTTYYKYTISTNTWDTVASTVPGAVYQGGCQVNGGDGYIYLVRGQNTANIYRFNISTETWDAAGTLTSAPGNFYYGDACVLDGQGNILIPRGNNTTDMYVYNIAGDSWSTRSVLQYFEYGELAMTSNNVILGFRGESTSALQRYVVATSTTGFEGNGSWTSQILDFGTGAYGYAGLSLDVTNPANTSVSLETRTCSDAGCAGDENDAHWSDWAEATSTQSLGSVTSYTVASSVAQYGQVRIRFVSDQLYTSSVHSLSWSSYSDGTAPNNPSAASAYTDSGKTTGITDNTWTAETTPYFEWSSTDNTGGIGVQGAYVYFGTNSALDPVDDADDATNLAYKSGTNFYNASSGTVSWDASTQASGSLSSGTYYLKVKTQDFNTNVTASAASIFTYKIDTQVPTDPSGVSADPAGYTSVNNFDFSWTASSDTHSGVTQYCWKTGDVGSTDTCIDSSITTVTDILAYQTRGNTFYVRAKDNAGNYSNYATTTYFYAGDAPTEPLTLVATPTTAENTNAFSFSWSLPNTCLGRTPCQAADIIRYCYTINELPSQANCGTNLDGNATPSPDGGWTTSTQTSNRLLPAFSAATQQDVNTLYLVAADAINNIDYANYAEVNYTFTSTAPGPPASLQATDSSDRASEEFSTTLTWSTPSDVGDGVELYKIYRCDENSTDCDNPSSSEDPPTYYTNIANTTTRGYLDVELDTTITYRYFVRAIGPGNAPSGNSAVVSIKPEGKFVNPPLIIGQVSAVPKVTTAEMEWLTADDVGTGGVVIPHPASSFVEYGETTAYGNETGSSELVNAHSVTITGLAADTTYHARAFWIDVDGNRGESSDFEFTTLGAPSAPTNVTVDPTTNTANRFTFSWDAPSDEGIEIGGYFYSVNTLPNETNAKFTANTSVGPFRAATQQDKNTFYVVASDTSANVDFDNYATVEFEAHTTPPEPPLNLFIEDSSNRDTENYLATLTWSEPGIPTSTGGLVSSEEVDEEISYEVYRKAEGEDDFSKIASVSSTAYLDAGLEGGKTYEYTVTAADSAGATSDQAEAVDVVPTGRYTTPPDITQGPTVTADSFSAKVEWDTERPTSSFIEFGLTADLGDEQGTSDLISDHSVIVTGLKPTTTYYYRVKSIDIDENVGYSSVGSFTTLEAPRVLDAKISNIRLFDATITWTTNKETTTALQYGTTTNYGFTVNDTSGSFAFTHTLQLQGLADGTTYNVQLTGTDRSGNAVQSDNYVFTTLTFPRILSFETENKAEGETEVRWTTNVPTTSLVEYYNETSPPKTQGNTALVTDHAILLFGLEDATVYNYTILGEDQFGNKVESDENNFRTLEDTTPPIISNVKVESNTIGSGEASRVQIIVSFRTNEPTSTQVLYGQGSAGTTQETDVNGELVYDHLMVIQDLDPARTYVVKAVAVDKAGNGSESDVYTVLTSRSRDSFLQLIIANLEDTFAWLGNLTPG from the coding sequence TTGCGTCGTCGAGCAAAGAAAAAAACCCTAGGTTTTCGACAGTTTATTACACGTTCTGTTCGCCTAAGCCCTCGTCCAGCGCTTATTGGCGCTTTTGTGGCGCTCGCAGCCCTGGGTGGCATTTGGTATTGGTATGCCCGTTCATCTTTTGCTGTATCGGAAATCTACACATTTAGCAGCCAATCTGAATGGGAATCAGGTGAGTATTGGCTTCACCAACTCGATACGAAAACGTCAGCTGGTGATATTTCTATAGCTAGTGGAAGTGTTGGGTCTTGGGATGCTGGTACTCCGGGATATCCAGCAAACGAGCGGGGAAATCCTACCATCGTTCCAGAGGGCACGAATTATGGTGCCGATTTAGTGACTGATGGATATTACGTATACATGATCGTGGGAGGTCGGCAGCCAGGCTTCTTCCGTTACAACCCAGACACTAACACCTGGAAGTCATTAGCCGATGCGCCAACTTCTTTCTACTATGGAAGTGCGCTGACTTACTACGATGGAAAGATATACGCCATCAATGGACAAGAGGGTGATCCAAGCGCTGATTATTCCGCCGTGCTTTTCAGTTACGATATTGCTACAGATCTTTGGACACGCTTGGCAGATGCGCCATCAAACTGGGGGCTTGGGTCAGATATCATCAGTGGTCGCAATGGTAAGCTCTACGCGGTTAAAGGACAAAGCACCGACTTTTTCTGGTCATATAACATTTCCAACGACACTTGGAGTGATACCCTGCCGAGTATTCCGGCTCCCTATCAAATCTATACTACCAATAGCCACACCTTAGAATTTTCTGATGTGTCCTACGGAGGGCCCGATCCAGTAAATTGTGAGGCTGGTTGTATTTATGCTTTTCGTGGGAACAATAATCGGCAATTTTTACGATTTGATATCCAGTTGAATCAATGGGTAACTGGATTTGCCGATATTCCTTCAGCAATACGCGGAATACATTATGGAAGCTCGATGGCCTTTGATGATGTGAATGGTATGATGTACGCCTTTACCGGAGGAAACGATGATGAATTTGTAAAATATGATATTGCAAATGAAACCTGGGATGCCGACACCTTGGATACGCCGGACGCACCTCGCGCAGTATATTACGGCGGGGCGCTTGTGTATTTACAAGGCTACGTGTATGGAACTCTAGGAAGTAACCTGAGTGAGTTTGTTCGTTACGATGTCACTGCAGGTGAATGGAATTCAATTGTAAGTCCAGCCGCCTCCAGTACTAATGTTAATAATCCAGAAGATGAACTCATGGCCTATGTGCCAAACGGTGCGGATTGTGCTGATGCCGATGGTTGTCTTTTCTTAGCACGTGGATCAAATAGTAACACTTTTTGGCGCTATGATATTGGAGCAAAAACCTGGAATTCACTTACGAACATCACTGCCAGCGTCTATTATGGCGGCTCATTATGCTACGACGGTAACAACAATATTTTTATTGCTCGAGGCGCAAATACTACTTCTGTCTATAATTACAGTATTAGCGGTAATAGCTTTTCTTCACTAACCTCACCAGGCGCGATTGGAAATGGTGGGGCGATCACATGTTTAGGCGATAATAACTTTTATCTTTTGCGGGGAAATAACCAGCCGAGTTTTTATCACTACAATGGTTCATGGACGACAGAAACAAATATCCCGGTTGCTCAGGCAAACCTCGGTGCAGCGGCAACGAATGATGGAACTTATATTTACGTGATGGCCGGTAACTTACGCGGGAGCTTTTTCCGTTTTGAGCCGGGCGTCGGTTGGACTGAGTTACCTGGATTGCCTACCTCATCCTACTATACCGGAACACTGGAATACGATGGTGTGGATAGTATTTATGCAATTGCCGGACGCTATGAAAAAGACTTTTGGCGCTACGATATTACTGATCAGACTTGGAATCGTATCACTGATTTGCCAGGCCGTTTTGTAAACTCCCATGCCGCTGCTCATGATGATGCGAATGATATTCTCTATTTACTCCGAGGTTTCGGCACATCATCTATCTATCGCTTCAATACAGAAACAGATGCGTATATCCCGAGTGCAAATTGGGTTTCACCAATTATCGACCTCACCTATGTTTCATCGTTTACGAGTTTTGGTGACTCAGCAACTACACCAGGCTCAACTTCTTTTACCTACGAGTCTCGTACTTCCGACGATAAAGTAAATTGGTCAGCTTGGCAGACGATTACCGGAGGCACAAGCATTCAATCTCCTACCAATCGGTATATTCAGATCAAGATAACTTTTAACTCTGACGACACCAATACTCCAACGCTCTCCAGCTTCAGCATCACCTATGAAAAAGATTCAGTTGATCCGACAAACCCGACAATCACCGGGTATTCCAACAGTGGCAAAACCGCAACCCTAAATTCTGGATCTTCCTATTACCATACCAATCCTTACTTTGAATTCTCGGGTGCTAGTGATGCCGAGTCTGGTGTAGTCGGCTACTATGTTGCCTGGACGACAAACGCGACGCTTGATCCAAGTGCGGATGAAGACTATTTCCAGACAAGCGAGTCCTTTGAAGTAAATACCAGTTTACAAACGAGCGCGCCTGGTCCGAATTATTATCTCCGCATCGCAACAAAAGACGGGGCGGGTAATGTCTCAACGCCGCAAACTGCTTTTACCTATGTATACTCCGGTATCTCACCGGCTTCAGCAACAACTTGGACAACCCAAGGTGACTTTGAGACAAGCGGAACAAGTGGCACAAATGTGAATACTGCGGCTAATAGTGGCGTTGATCTTACCTTAAGCTCCATTACTGATGGCGTATGGACAAACGAAGCGCCAACTCCTAATAACGTTAGTCATGGTGCTAGCTTAGCCTATGACGGAAACGATACGCTGTATTTTGTTCGTGGCACTAACTCACAAGAAATCTACGCGTATTCTATTTCTCAAAAAACCTACACCCAGCTCACGAACTATGGAGTCAATGTATATAATGGATCGAGCATGGTGTACATCCCTAGTGGCGCTCAGTGTGCTGACGCTACCGGATGTTTATTTGTGACACGCGGTGCTACCTCGCAAACTTTTCAGCGTTACAATATTGCCGCGGCTACATGGTCACCTCTCACAGATGTACCCGGAGTAGTGAACTATGGGAGCTCGATAGCCTGGGGTCAGGGAAATTATCTCTATGTGACCCGTGGAAACAACTCAAGCGACCTTTATCGTTACTCTATTTCAGGTAATTCCTGGACTAGCCTTACTTCAACCGATCAAACGCTTTATTATGGATCGACCCTTGTATATGTTGCGCCTGGTGATTATTGCGCTGATCCAACCGGATGTCTCTTTGCTACTCGGGGAAACTCAGATTCTGACTTGTATCAATATAATATAAGTGAAAATTCTTGGATTTATCTTACGAACGCGCCTATTTGGACGCAGTATGGCGCATCATCATACTACTTAAATGGCGCCCTGTATCTCGTGCGTGGTTATCTCGCAAATGATTTCTTGAAGTATGATATTGCCAACGACTCGTGGTCTTATCTCGATGAAATTCCCACCAACCACTATCAAGGTAGTACCAATGGTTTAACCTACGTTCCTTCCACAGATACCATGTATCTTCTGCGGGGCTATAGCGACTACTCCCTCTTTGCCTATGATGTGTCAGAGGATCGATGGAAAACGCCAAGCTTGCCGCAGGATATTTCAAACACTGGATTCTATTATGGCGCAGTAGCCTATGATAGTAATATTGATCAGTTATATGTTTCGCGCGGACAAAATTACACTGATTGGTGGGCTTTCCATATCGATACAGATGAATGGGAAGAGTTAGCTGATGTGCCAATGCGTGTCTACCAGGGTGCTGATGCTTCTGTGATAGATCATGCCAGCAATCAATACGATGGTGTATATTTAATGAATGGCGCCGAAAGTCTCGGTGACAGTGTTGGCTATTTCTTCCGATATAGCCGCACGACAGATCTGTGGACTCGTCTAGCTGATCTACCAGCTGAGCCAGGACTTGGTGCTGATCTTGTTTGGGATGGAGTTGATACCCTCTATTCGCCTCGTGGACAAAACACCACGACCTATTATAAGTATACGATTTCTACAAATACCTGGGACACAGTTGCTTCAACAGTTCCAGGGGCTGTATATCAAGGTGGTTGTCAGGTAAATGGCGGTGACGGATATATTTACTTAGTACGAGGACAAAACACTGCTAACATTTATCGCTTCAACATTTCGACCGAAACTTGGGACGCTGCTGGCACCCTAACCTCGGCCCCGGGCAATTTCTATTACGGCGATGCATGTGTCTTAGATGGGCAGGGTAATATCCTCATCCCACGTGGCAATAATACGACAGACATGTATGTCTATAACATTGCTGGTGATAGTTGGTCCACTCGATCGGTATTGCAGTACTTTGAATACGGCGAATTGGCCATGACTTCAAATAACGTCATTCTCGGTTTCCGTGGTGAAAGCACCTCTGCTCTACAGCGCTATGTTGTTGCCACAAGCACGACTGGCTTTGAGGGGAATGGCTCATGGACATCCCAAATTCTTGACTTTGGCACCGGCGCTTATGGATATGCTGGACTGAGTTTAGATGTGACGAATCCGGCGAATACATCTGTAAGTTTGGAAACTCGTACGTGCTCGGATGCTGGATGTGCTGGTGATGAAAACGATGCACATTGGAGTGATTGGGCAGAAGCGACCAGCACGCAAAGCCTTGGGAGCGTCACCTCATATACCGTTGCTTCCAGTGTTGCGCAGTATGGTCAGGTTCGCATTCGCTTTGTGTCTGATCAACTCTATACCTCCAGCGTACATAGCCTTAGTTGGTCTTCGTATAGTGATGGAACTGCACCAAATAATCCAAGCGCAGCTAGTGCGTATACTGATTCAGGCAAGACAACTGGAATCACGGACAATACTTGGACCGCTGAAACAACTCCGTATTTTGAATGGAGCTCCACAGATAATACCGGCGGTATAGGCGTACAGGGCGCTTATGTCTACTTTGGTACAAACAGCGCTCTTGATCCTGTCGACGATGCCGATGATGCAACGAACTTGGCCTATAAGAGTGGTACTAACTTCTATAACGCAAGTAGCGGAACAGTATCCTGGGATGCATCTACGCAGGCATCAGGATCCTTGAGCTCTGGTACTTACTACCTCAAAGTAAAAACACAGGACTTTAATACAAATGTAACCGCATCGGCTGCATCTATCTTTACTTACAAAATTGATACACAGGTTCCAACTGATCCAAGTGGTGTCTCAGCCGATCCAGCAGGATATACCTCGGTGAATAATTTTGACTTCTCTTGGACTGCTTCCTCCGACACACACTCAGGTGTGACTCAATATTGTTGGAAGACCGGGGACGTAGGCTCAACTGATACTTGTATCGATTCTAGCATAACAACGGTGACTGACATTCTGGCATATCAAACTCGTGGCAATACCTTCTATGTTCGTGCCAAGGACAATGCGGGGAACTATTCTAACTACGCAACAACAACCTACTTCTATGCTGGTGATGCGCCGACGGAGCCGCTTACGCTTGTAGCCACTCCAACAACGGCTGAGAATACAAATGCCTTCTCATTCTCATGGAGCTTACCAAATACTTGTCTTGGCCGGACACCATGTCAGGCTGCTGACATTATTCGTTACTGTTATACGATTAACGAGTTGCCGAGTCAGGCAAACTGTGGCACAAATTTGGATGGCAACGCTACGCCAAGTCCGGACGGAGGATGGACCACGTCGACTCAGACATCTAATCGACTCTTGCCGGCCTTCTCAGCTGCGACTCAGCAGGATGTAAACACGCTCTACTTGGTAGCAGCTGATGCGATTAATAATATTGATTACGCGAATTACGCAGAAGTGAACTATACTTTCACTTCTACTGCCCCTGGACCTCCAGCCAGCTTGCAAGCAACTGACTCATCTGATCGGGCTAGCGAAGAATTTTCAACTACCTTAACTTGGAGCACGCCAAGCGATGTAGGGGACGGCGTTGAGTTATACAAAATTTATCGTTGTGACGAAAATAGTACTGACTGTGATAATCCTTCATCAAGCGAAGATCCGCCAACCTATTACACCAATATCGCAAATACTACTACACGCGGTTATCTCGATGTTGAGCTAGATACGACCATTACTTATCGTTACTTTGTCCGGGCAATTGGGCCAGGTAATGCGCCGTCTGGTAATTCTGCTGTAGTAAGCATTAAGCCAGAGGGTAAGTTTGTGAATCCTCCACTCATTATTGGACAAGTATCAGCGGTGCCAAAGGTAACTACCGCTGAGATGGAGTGGTTGACCGCTGATGATGTAGGTACCGGTGGTGTTGTTATTCCTCACCCTGCTTCTTCCTTTGTTGAATATGGAGAAACTACCGCCTATGGTAACGAAACCGGTTCATCTGAATTGGTGAATGCGCACAGCGTGACTATAACCGGCTTAGCTGCTGATACCACCTATCATGCGCGGGCGTTCTGGATTGATGTCGATGGAAATCGTGGTGAGTCATCAGACTTTGAATTCACTACCTTGGGCGCCCCATCTGCCCCAACAAACGTAACAGTAGATCCGACCACAAACACAGCAAATCGATTCACTTTCTCATGGGATGCACCAAGCGACGAAGGTATTGAGATTGGTGGGTATTTCTACTCAGTGAATACTTTGCCAAATGAAACGAATGCCAAGTTTACTGCGAACACCAGCGTGGGTCCGTTCCGAGCAGCTACTCAGCAGGATAAAAATACTTTCTACGTTGTGGCATCTGACACTTCAGCCAACGTCGATTTCGATAACTACGCTACGGTAGAATTTGAAGCACATACGACACCGCCTGAACCTCCGCTTAATCTCTTTATCGAAGACTCATCAAACCGTGATACTGAAAATTATCTCGCTACGCTGACCTGGTCCGAGCCGGGCATTCCAACCAGTACAGGAGGTCTCGTTTCGAGTGAGGAAGTAGACGAGGAAATTTCTTACGAGGTGTATCGTAAAGCTGAAGGGGAGGATGACTTTAGTAAAATTGCTAGCGTCAGTTCAACCGCTTATCTTGATGCAGGACTAGAGGGTGGAAAAACATATGAGTATACTGTCACGGCAGCTGATTCGGCTGGTGCAACTTCAGACCAGGCTGAGGCGGTGGATGTCGTTCCAACTGGTCGCTACACAACACCGCCGGATATTACTCAGGGCCCAACAGTCACGGCTGATTCCTTTAGCGCCAAGGTAGAATGGGACACTGAACGTCCAACATCCTCATTCATAGAGTTTGGTCTCACAGCAGATTTAGGTGATGAGCAAGGCACCTCTGATCTTATTTCAGATCATAGTGTGATTGTTACTGGCTTGAAGCCTACTACAACATACTACTATCGCGTGAAGTCGATCGATATTGATGAAAACGTGGGCTATTCCAGCGTGGGTAGCTTTACTACCCTAGAGGCTCCGCGAGTGCTTGATGCAAAGATTAGTAACATACGTCTCTTTGACGCTACTATTACTTGGACCACCAACAAGGAAACAACCACTGCCTTACAATATGGCACTACGACTAATTATGGATTTACAGTGAATGACACTAGTGGCTCATTTGCCTTCACACATACTTTGCAGCTACAAGGCTTGGCCGACGGCACGACATATAATGTCCAGTTAACCGGTACTGATCGTAGTGGAAATGCCGTCCAATCTGACAACTATGTATTTACTACGCTGACCTTCCCGCGCATCCTCAGCTTTGAAACTGAAAACAAAGCAGAGGGAGAGACTGAAGTTCGTTGGACTACCAATGTGCCAACTACTTCTCTCGTTGAGTACTATAACGAAACAAGTCCGCCAAAAACACAAGGTAACACTGCCCTGGTGACTGATCACGCTATCCTCCTCTTTGGTCTCGAGGACGCTACAGTATACAACTATACAATTCTCGGCGAAGATCAGTTTGGTAATAAGGTAGAGTCGGATGAAAATAATTTCCGTACCTTGGAAGATACCACGCCGCCAATTATTTCCAACGTAAAAGTAGAATCAAACACCATTGGTTCTGGTGAGGCTTCTCGTGTACAGATCATTGTTAGCTTCCGGACAAATGAACCCACCTCTACTCAAGTGCTCTATGGACAGGGATCAGCAGGTACCACCCAAGAGACTGATGTAAATGGTGAGCTTGTGTATGATCATTTGATGGTTATTCAAGATCTTGATCCGGCGCGTACTTACGTCGTAAAAGCTGTGGCAGTTGATAAGGCCGGAAACGGTTCAGAGTCTGATGTGTACACTGTGTTGACGTCACGATCACGTGATTCCTTCCTCCAGCTTATCATCGCCAACCTCGAAGACACCTTTGCCTGGCTCGGTAATTTGACTCCGGGTTAG